In Prionailurus viverrinus isolate Anna chromosome D1, UM_Priviv_1.0, whole genome shotgun sequence, the DNA window CTTTAACTATGACAATGGGAAAAAGCTCTCTTCTTACACCTCTTAAACGCGTCTTTGATTTCCTTGTTCCTCAGACTGTAAATCAAAGGATTCAACATGGGGATCACCACTGTATAGAAGACTGATGCCATCTTGTCATGGTCCAGAGAATCATCAGTGCTGGGGTGCATATAGACAAAGAGTCCTGATCCAAAAAAACAGATCACTGCTGTCAGGTGAGAAGTACAGGTATTGAAGGCCTTGGACCTGCCTTCAGCAGAGCTTGTCTTCAGGATGGTAGCAATGATATAACCATAAGATATCATGATGACTGAGACAGATATTACACCAAAAATCACTGCTATCACAAACTTCATGACTTTTAGGAAAGAGGTTTCAGAGCAGGATAGGACTAATAATTGAGGCAGGTCACAGAAGAAGTGGTTGATAACATTGGGCCCACAAAAATTGAGCTGAAGTAAAGCACACAATTGGATCAATGAACCAAAGAGAGCAGTTATACAGGCTCCAACCATCATCTGTATACAGAGGGTGGGTGACATGATGGCGGTGTAGAGTAGAGGATTACAAATGGCAGCATATCGGTCATAAGCCATGGCAGCCAGGAGACAGCACTCAGTCAGACCCAGGCTAGAGAAGAAGAAGTACTGCATGGTGCATCCCAGAAAGGAGATGGATTTAGGCTTCTGGAAGAAGTCTGAGAGCATTTTCGGGGTTGTGGAGGTAACATAGCAGAAATCCAAGAAAGATAAGTTactg includes these proteins:
- the LOC125176204 gene encoding olfactory receptor 1440-like yields the protein MAGGRNSTIVIRFILLGFSDYPKIKIALFVVFLGSYLLTVAWNLGLIILIRMDSHLHTPMYFFLSNLSFLDFCYVTSTTPKMLSDFFQKPKSISFLGCTMQYFFFSSLGLTECCLLAAMAYDRYAAICNPLLYTAIMSPTLCIQMMVGACITALFGSLIQLCALLQLNFCGPNVINHFFCDLPQLLVLSCSETSFLKVMKFVIAVIFGVISVSVIMISYGYIIATILKTSSAEGRSKAFNTCTSHLTAVICFFGSGLFVYMHPSTDDSLDHDKMASVFYTVVIPMLNPLIYSLRNKEIKDAFKRCKKRAFSHCHS